In Camelus bactrianus isolate YW-2024 breed Bactrian camel chromosome 18, ASM4877302v1, whole genome shotgun sequence, one DNA window encodes the following:
- the METTL27 gene encoding LOW QUALITY PROTEIN: methyltransferase-like protein 27 (The sequence of the model RefSeq protein was modified relative to this genomic sequence to represent the inferred CDS: inserted 2 bases in 1 codon), with amino-acid sequence MEAGTHRRMAQEEGKSLPEVQARVRASHGITDLTHKLQFYDHWAPDYDQDVATLQYRAPRLAVDCLTQALPGPPHTALILDVACGTGLVAAELQARGFLQLHGVDGSPGMLKQARVRGLYQHLSLCTLGLDPLPSDEGTFDAVLMVGALSDGQVPCSAIPELLRVTKPGGLVCLTTRTNPSNLRYKEALEATLDRLEQAGVWERLVAWPXWTGGNWPPRSSSWGLAPLTAMASSPASSTCTANRRQVEGASPSTSPPAGL; translated from the exons ATGGAGGCCGGTACCCACAGGAGGATGGCTCAAGAGGAGGGCAAGAGCCTGCCCGAGGTGCAGGCACGAGTCAGAGCCTCTCATGGCATCACCGACCTGACCCACAAGCTCCAATTCTATGACCACTGGGCTCCGGACTATGACCAG GATGTGGCCACGCTGCAGTACCGTGCCCCCCGCCTCGCAGTGGACTGCCTCACCCAAGCCCTTCCGGGCCCACCCCACACTGCCCTGATCCTGGATGTGGCCTGTGGCACCGGCCTAGTGGCTGCAGAG CTGCAGGCTCGGGGCTTCCTCCAGCTGCATGGGGTGGATGGGAGCCCAGGAATGCTGAAACAGGCCCGGGTCCGCGGCCTCTACCAGCACCTCAGCCTCTGCACCTTGGGCCTGGATCCTCTGCCCAGCGATGAAG GGACCTTTGATGCAGTACTGATGGTGGGTGCCCTCAGTGATGGCCAGGTGCCCTGCAGTGCAATACCTGAGCTCCTGAGAGTTACCAAGCCAG gtGGGCTGGTGTGTCTGACCACCAGGACCAACCCATCCAACCTTCGATACAAAGAGGCACTGGAGGCCACCCTGGACAGGCTGGAGCAGGCTGGGGTGTGGGAACGCCTGGTGGCCTGGCC GTGGACCGGTGGGAACTGGCCACCTCGGAGCTCGAGTTGGGGCCTGGCGCCTCTGACAGCGATGGCTTCATCTCCGGCATCGTCTACCTGTACCGCAAACAGGAGGCAGGTTGAGGGAGCAAGTCCCAGCACCTCACCCCCAGCTGGCCTCTGA
- the CLDN4 gene encoding claudin-4, producing the protein MASMGLQVMGIALAVLGWLGAILSCALPMWRVTAFIGSNIVTSQTIWEGLWMNCVVQSTGQMQCKVYDSLLALPQDLQAARALIVICIILAVLGVLLSVVGGKCTNCVEDESAKAKTMIVAGVVFLLAGLLVMVPVSWTAHNVIRDFYNPLVASGQKREMGASLYIGWAAAGLLMLGGGLLCCNCPPRNDKPYSAKYSAARSAPASNYV; encoded by the coding sequence ATGGCTTCCATGGGGCTGCAGGTGATGGGTATCGCTCTGGCTGTGCTGGGCTGGCTGGGCGCCATACTGAGCTGTGCGCTGCCCATGTGGCGTGTGACGGCCTTCATCGGCAGCAACATCGTCACGTCGCAGACCATCTGGGAAGGCCTGTGGATGAACTGCGTGGTGCAGAGCACGGGCCAGATGCAGTGCAAAGTGTACGACTCGCTGCTGGCGCTGCCGCAGGACCTGCAGGCGGCCCGCGCCCTCATCGTCATCTGCATCATCTTGGCCGTGCTGGGCGTGCTGCTGTCGGTGGTGGGCGGCAAGTGCACCAACTGCGTGGAGGATGAGAGCGCCAAGGCCAAGACCATGATCGTGGCCGGCGTGGTGTTCCTGCTGGCCGGCCTGCTGGTGATGGTGCCCGTGTCCTGGACGGCCCACAATGTCATCCGCGACTTCTACAACCCACTGGTGGCCTCTGGCCAGAAGCGGGAGATGGGAGCCTCGCTCTACATCGGCTGGGCTGCCGCTGGTCTGCTGATGCTCGGTGGGGGCCTGCTTTGCTGCAACTGCCCGCCCCGTAACGACAAGCCCTATTCGGCCAAGTACTCTGCCGCCCGCTCCGCCCCAGCCAGCAACTACGTGTAA